The Pungitius pungitius chromosome 15, fPunPun2.1, whole genome shotgun sequence nucleotide sequence CTGGTCCTCCCTTTGGTCCCCTGGTCCTCCCCTTGGTCCCCCGGTCCTCCCCTTGGTCCCCTGGTCCTCTCCTTGGTCCCCTGGTCCTCTCCTTGGTCCCCTGGTCCTCCCCTTGGTCCCCTGGTCCTCCCCGTGGTCCCCTGGTCCTCCCTTTGGTCCCCTGGTCCTCCCCTTGGTCCCCCGGTCCTCTCCTTGGTCCCCTGGTCCTCCCTTTGGTCCCCTGGTCCTCCCTTTGGTCCCCTGGTCCTCCCCTTGGTCCCCCGGTCCTCCCCTTGGTCCCCCGGTCCTCCCTTTGGTCCCCCGGTCCTCTCCTTGGTCCCCTGGTCCTCCCCTTGGTCCCCCGGTCCTCCCCGTGGTCCCCTGGTCCTCTCCTTGGTCCCCTGGTCCTCCCCTTGGTCCCCCGGTCCTCCCCTTGGTCCCCCGGTCCTCCCCTTGGTCCCCCGGTCCTCCCCTTGGTCCCCCGGTCCTCCCCTTGGTCCCCCGGTCCTCCCCTTGGTCCCCCGGTCCTCCCCTTGGTCCCCCGGTCCTCCCCTTGGTCCCCCGGTCCTCCCTTTGGTCCCCCGGTCCTCCCCTTGGTCCCCCGGTCCTCCCCGTGGTCCCCCGGTCCTCCCCTTGGTCCCCTGGTCCTCCCCTTGGTCCCCCGGTCCTCCCCTTGGTCCCCCGGTCCTCCCCGTGGTCCCCCGGTCCTCCCCTTGGTCCCCCGGTCCTCCCCTTGGTCCCCCGGTCCTCCCCTTGGTCCCCCGGTCCTCCCCTTGGTCCCCCGGTCCTCCCCGTGGTCCCCCGGTCCTCCCCTTGGTCCCCCGGTCCTCCCCTTGGTCCCCCGGTCCTCCCTTTGGTCCCCCGGTCCTCCCCTTGGTCCCCTGGTCCTCCCCTTGGTCCCCTGGTCCTCCCCTTGGTCCCCTGGTCCTCCCCTTGGTCCCCTGGTCCTCCCCTTGGTCCCTCTCTGTCCAACACCTTTGTGTGAAGCGGAGCCTTGTGGATCTGGGACACCCTCATGTATCATGAGAGGTGGGATTGATTGTCATTTCCTCAGTTTCAGACCACGTTGATCGCAACCACTCGGACTACGGCGAGCACTCCGGTGGAGGCGGAGTCAGAAACATCACCATCGGTGAGCCGGCGGAAGCCCCCATCTGTGATTGGAGAGTTCTTGTGTTCTTTTCCTCCCGGAGGAGTCTCAGTCGGGGGGTGCGTTTGATTTGTGCGTTGCAGCGTGGGTCGGCGGGTTCCTCTCCATCACCGTCATCAGCCTGCTGTCGCTCGCCGGCGTGGTCCTCATCCCGCTCATAAACAGGGTCTTCTTCAAGTTCCTCCTCAGCTTCCTGGTGGCGCTGGCGGTCGGGACGCTGAGTGGAGACGCCTTCCTTCATCTCATCCCACACGTGAGTCcgcttcctcttcatcacaggTCGGGGGGGTTTAATCCTTTCAGGATGCAAAAgcatgttttctttacattttaaacccaATAAAAGGTCAAAGGGTCAAAGGGTCACCTACTCAAAAGTAATACGTGTGATTTATATGTTCCTCTCGGGCTTCAGTCCCTGGGGggccaccatcatcatcaccaggaCTCTGGGATGGAGGCGGGAGGAGATCACCTCcacgaggagcaggaggagaacctGGACGCCGTGTGGAAGGGGCTGACGGCGCTGAGCGGCGTCTACGTCATGTTTCTCATCGAGCACTTCCTGACGCTGGGGAAGATGTACAAGGACAAGAagcagaaggtcagaggtcatttcTACACGGCTTTAGGAGCCACGTCAGGATGTGTGAAGTTCACACTATTTTCATCTTAACAATGAGGCGCTCTTGATGGTTTTACTACGCCGTAGAAACGCGGCTCATCGCTGTGCTGCTTCGTTCCTCCTCAGACGAGACgtttctgtccttctgtccccaAACAGATCCAGAAGGACAAAGCGGATCCGGAGAAGCAGCTCGCTCTGGAGGAGAACGACCTGAAGCCGAGCGAAGGTGAGGCGAGGAACGACGAGTTCTCCACATTTTATCCCAATCAGTGCTGTAACAAACAAACTACACAACAGTCCTCGAACTCATCATAACGAAGCttaaaaatgatattttattCAATATATAAAAAAGTGTTACTAATGTAACAAATAAAGCTTTCCATAGGAATAAATAAGTCCATTCTGTGTCAGACGTGGAGACCAACGGCGGCGGCGTATTTGGCGAGCGCGGCGGCgtggcggaggaggagcagtCCATGTTGGCGCCGCAGGTGTCCGTGGTCTCGCCGCAGGGGTACGGCGGCGCGGAGGGGGACGCCGCCTACACCGCGGAGGACTGCGAGAACAAATGCCACTCCCACTTCCACGACACGGTGGGCCCGGCCGACAgcatgcaccaccaccaccacgactACCACCACatcctgcaccaccaccactcccagAACCACCACCCGCACAGCCACTCCCACTCCTACTCAGAGGAGCACTTCCAGCAGGCCGGCGTGGCCACGCTGGCCTGGATGGTCATCATGGGGGACGGGCTGCACAACTTCAGCGACGGCCTGGCCATCGGTGAGTGCTGCACCTCGGGGAGGGGTttggatgatgggggggggggtgcttgctTTAAGAAACCGAACGCTTTGGGATGTCACCTGCCCCTCTGCTGGTGTCTCGTATGACGTGTGGTCTGATGGTGTCATGACGGGGGTCTGCTCCACAGGAGCTGCCTTCACTGAGGGTCTGTCCAGCGGCCTCAGCACCTCTGTGGCGGTTTTCTGCCACGAGCTTCCTCACGAGTTGGGTGAGACCTtctatctctctcacacacacgttcatCTGCACTGGTGGAGCATGTTCTTAAGAGCCTCATGAAGTAGAAGTCCTCTGATTCATGACTCTGTTTCCCAGGTGACTTTGCGGTGCTGCTGAAGGCCGGCATGACGGTGCGTCAGGCCATCCTCTACAACGTGCTGTCGGCCATGATGGCCTACCTGGGCGTGGTGATCGGCATCCTGATCGGACACTACGCAGAGAACGTCTGCATGTGGATATTCGCCCTCACGGCCGGACTCTTCATGTACGTGGCTCTGGTGGACATGGTGAGTCAGC carries:
- the slc39a6 gene encoding zinc transporter ZIP6 yields the protein MLTLLLLVAVGLSAGGGTSGPDAPPGTDPAVRSLSSVIDSQLAERSQRTHLEALFNRYGENGTISLAGLKRLLQNVGLDRIRTVKVQHHEQPGHHHHHHHHHHHHHHQGGHHNDSHPQKHAEPSPHGKLPKTPEVSKDQDSRHPDRASQGGGATAAYGAQLMARSNEADERGGGSVRASAGRTQAGAVSWGNQNQSVGGVECQNASGILWSHGMSREGDVTLADFSVLCPALLRQIDGGACIVHRAAPPRVSDHVDRNHSDYGEHSGGGGVRNITIAWVGGFLSITVISLLSLAGVVLIPLINRVFFKFLLSFLVALAVGTLSGDAFLHLIPHSLGGHHHHHQDSGMEAGGDHLHEEQEENLDAVWKGLTALSGVYVMFLIEHFLTLGKMYKDKKQKIQKDKADPEKQLALEENDLKPSEDVETNGGGVFGERGGVAEEEQSMLAPQVSVVSPQGYGGAEGDAAYTAEDCENKCHSHFHDTVGPADSMHHHHHDYHHILHHHHSQNHHPHSHSHSYSEEHFQQAGVATLAWMVIMGDGLHNFSDGLAIGAAFTEGLSSGLSTSVAVFCHELPHELGDFAVLLKAGMTVRQAILYNVLSAMMAYLGVVIGILIGHYAENVCMWIFALTAGLFMYVALVDMVPEMLHNDAGDHGFSHCGFFLLQNAGILLGFCIMLLIAIFEHKIQLDLGY